GAGCGCGTCGATGATCCCGGGCACGGCGGGCACGGTGCCCCGGTAGATGTCGTGGAGCAGGATGATGCCGTCCTTGGTCGCCTGGTCCAGGATCCGCTGCGTGATCAGTGCGGAGTCCTCGGTCGAGTAGTCCTTGGCGGTGGCGTTCCACAGCACCTGGGAGAGCCCCAGCTCCTTGCTGATCTCCGAGACCGTGTCGTCGGTGCGGCCCTGCGGCGGGCGCATCAGCCGGGGCCGCTTCCCGGTGACCTTCTCGATCGCCACCTGGGTCTTCTCCAGCTCGGCCCGTATCCCGTCCGGCTCCTGGTCGGTCAGGACCTTGTGCGTCCAGGTGTGGTTGGCGACCTCGTGGCCTTCGTCCTGGATGCGCCGCACGGTGTCCGGGTGCTTGAGGACATGGTGCTTGCCCAGCAGGAAGAAGGTGGCGTGCACCTTCTTCTCCTTCAGGATGTCCAGCAGCTCCGGGGTGTCCTTGCCCGGCCCGGCGTCGAAGGTGAGGGCGATGCACTTCGCCTTGCGGCAGTCCGCCCGCCCGAATGAGCCCTTGGCGTCGGACGCCGCGTCCCGCCGTGCCGAGCCCGGGGCCGTCGTCTCCATGGAGCAGCCGCTGAGCGCCAGTGTGAGCGTCGTCACCAGGGCGGCGGCCAACCCGCCGCCGAGCAGGCTCATCTTCTTGGGCACGGCACACCACTCCTCTGCGCGAGAAATCCGCACGGGTGTGCGGTACACCGATGACCATACACAGTGTGTATACATCGAGTGCATAGTGGGGTGCTGGGCCGTGTGAACCCCGGCGGCCTGGGGTGATGTCACCGGAGTGGGCTCAGGCAGGGGTCAGCCGCCGGCCAGCGCCTGTACGCGGTCGAGTGCGCCGTTGAAGCGGTTGTGGTCGCCGACCGTGGGGCCGGTCGAGGTGTACTGCCAGATCGTGTGGACGGGCCGGCCCGCCGGCAGCTCGCCGACCGTCGTGTTGTACCGGGCCACCCAGAGCGGGTTGGCGGCACCGAAGCCCGCGTTGTTGCCGGTGCAGTCCTTCCGCCAGCTGGTCGCGGTGTAGATGACCGCGTCCCGGCCGGTGCGCGCCCGGTAGGTGTTCGTGAAGTCCCGGATCCAGTTGACCATCGCGGCCTGGCTGAGTCCGTAGCACTGGGCGCCGTACGGGTTCCACTCGATGTCGAGAACGCCCGGCAGGGTCCTGCCGTCCCGGGACCAGCCGCCGCCGTTGTCCACGAAGTAGTGCGCCTGGGCGGCGCCGCTCGCCGTGTTCGGGGTGGCGAAGTGGTACGTGCCGCGGATCATGCCGATGGCGTACGAGCCGTCGTACTGCTGCGCGAAGTAGTCGTTCTTGTAGTACGTCCCCTCGGTGGCCTTCACGTAGGCCCACTTCACTCCGCTGTTCCACAGGGTCTGCCAGGCCACGTTCGCCTGGTGGCCGCTGACGTCCACGCCCTCGGTCTGGACGACCCGGGAGTCGCGGGGCAGCCCTCCCCGGCCGTCGTGCGGGATGACGCCCTGGCCCATCCTGGCGGTGCCGCGGGCCGGAGGGGTGTCGGCGGCGTCGGCCGCGGTGGCGGCGCCCGGCAGGGCCAGGAGGAGGGAGAGGGCGGTCAGGAGTGCCCCCGGTGCGGCGAAGCGCGAGAGGCGGGAGGGGGCGGATCTGTGGCGGTGCAGCGGCGTGAGCATGGGGGTGCCTCCGAGGGTGAACGGCGCAATGGCGTGCTCATGTCATACGATCCACGATCGACGCTACGCACGTAGACCCGGGCGCGGAAGGGTGTCTGGCGGCCGCCGTTGGGCTACTCCTGCGAAATACTGGCCGAGCTGCGGCGTCGACCGGCCGTGGAAGAAACTTTCATCGGCAGGAAACCGTACGAGGGGTGCTGACGTGCAAGGGAGCGAGCGCGGGCCGGAACCGGCCGCCACCGACGGGACCGGTGTGGACCACGAATTCCTGGCGCTGGAGCGGGAGCTGGCGGTCTTCCTGCGCCGGGCGCGGGCCAGTTCGGGCGAGATGGCCCGCGAGGTCCACCCCGAACTGGAGCCCGCCGCCTACGGCTTGCTCGTGCGCCTGGAGTCGGCCGGCCGGCAGCGGGCCACCGAGCTGGCCGCGTACTTCGGTGTCGGCAAGGCCACCATGAGCCGCCAGCTCCGCGCCCTGGAGGACCTCGGGCTGGTCCACCGCGAACCCGACCCGGCGGACGGCCGCGCCTGGCTGGTCCGGCTCACCGACGAGGGTCTGGCCCGCTTCCGCAGCGTCCGCGACGCCCGGCGTGGGCAGTACGTGCGCAAACTGGCCGACTGGGACCGGGCCGAGGTGGCGGAGCTGGCCCGGCTGCTGCACCAGCTCAACGCCCGCGCGGAGGAGTGACTCGACGCCCGCGCGGAGGAGTGACGGCCCCCTGAGGGCCCGGGTGGCCCTACAGCTCCACGAACACCGCCGTCGCGTCGTCGTGCGTCTTGCCGCGCCGCAGCCGTACGCGCCCCGCCGCCGCGTCGGCGTCCTCCAGCTCCCGTACCCGGTCGATCAGCCCCTGGGGGCCCGCCTTGCGGACCAGCGCCAGCAGCGCCGTCCAGTCGCCCTCCTCGAACGTCTCCGTCCACCGGCTCGCCCCGTCCGTCAGTGCGGCCAGCGACCGCACCTCGGCCGGCAGGACGCTGCCGGTCACCGCCCGCGCGGCCACGGCGGGGTCGGCGGCCGCCGTGAAGAAGCCGCCCTCCTTGTTGCGCAGCCGGCCGTCGACGGATTCCGCCGAGACCAGCGAGCCCTGCGGCAGCCGGTCGAGGCGGTCGTCGAGGACCGGCCGGACCGCGCCGTCGGGCCCCTCCAGCAGGAGCACCGCATCGGAGAGCACCAGGTACTCGATCGCGTGTTCGCCCCAACGCGCCAGGGCCACGGTCGCCTGAGGCGTACGCGCGTGAGAAAGGTCACAGGTCGCCCGATGGGCATCGGCGGTGCGCCGGATCGACTCCGACAGGATCTCGGCCAGGTCCATATCTCGCCGTGAACCCGACAGTTCCACCAGCGCCCCGCCCAGCCGGGCGGTGAACCAGGGGACGGAGTGCACGCAACCGTCGTCCCCCTGCGGTGGTGTGACACCGTCCAGCACCACGACCGCTCCTCCCTGGCCGGACGCGGGCAGAGCGGCCGACGCCCAGTCCTCGTTGGGGCGTTCGGCGTCGCCGGGGACGGTGACGAGTTCGAGGCGCATGCTGCCAGTCTGCACGAGGTCTTCACGGAGCGCGCAGGGAGCGGTTTTCAGCCGTACCAGCAGGTCAACACGGGCCCGGAGGGCGGAGGGCGGGGCCCAGCGGGAGTGCGGGCGGGCATCTTGCCAAAGGCCGCGCCGAAGTTCCACCCCGCTCCCTATGCATGGTCAGAGGCGCTCGTGGGGAGACTTGTTCGCCAACTCAAGAGTGATGTTCACTCCTTCGAGTGGCGGAGCGGTTGATGCGCGCCCCCCTCTCAAAAGCACTGGAATGGTCAGAAGCCGTACCAGGAGCGGGGGGTCCTTCTACGTGACCGAACGTCACCTCTGCTTCAAGGGTGGACGAGTCAAGAT
This DNA window, taken from Streptomyces griseus subsp. griseus, encodes the following:
- a CDS encoding polysaccharide deacetylase family protein; translated protein: MSLLGGGLAAALVTTLTLALSGCSMETTAPGSARRDAASDAKGSFGRADCRKAKCIALTFDAGPGKDTPELLDILKEKKVHATFFLLGKHHVLKHPDTVRRIQDEGHEVANHTWTHKVLTDQEPDGIRAELEKTQVAIEKVTGKRPRLMRPPQGRTDDTVSEISKELGLSQVLWNATAKDYSTEDSALITQRILDQATKDGIILLHDIYRGTVPAVPGIIDALQKDGYTFVTVPELMAPAEPVPGTIYRP
- a CDS encoding lysozyme → MLTPLHRHRSAPSRLSRFAAPGALLTALSLLLALPGAATAADAADTPPARGTARMGQGVIPHDGRGGLPRDSRVVQTEGVDVSGHQANVAWQTLWNSGVKWAYVKATEGTYYKNDYFAQQYDGSYAIGMIRGTYHFATPNTASGAAQAHYFVDNGGGWSRDGRTLPGVLDIEWNPYGAQCYGLSQAAMVNWIRDFTNTYRARTGRDAVIYTATSWRKDCTGNNAGFGAANPLWVARYNTTVGELPAGRPVHTIWQYTSTGPTVGDHNRFNGALDRVQALAGG
- a CDS encoding MarR family winged helix-turn-helix transcriptional regulator produces the protein MQGSERGPEPAATDGTGVDHEFLALERELAVFLRRARASSGEMAREVHPELEPAAYGLLVRLESAGRQRATELAAYFGVGKATMSRQLRALEDLGLVHREPDPADGRAWLVRLTDEGLARFRSVRDARRGQYVRKLADWDRAEVAELARLLHQLNARAEE